The Streptomyces capitiformicae genome contains the following window.
ACTGGAAATTCCCAGGGAAGAAGACGGCTAAGTATCGGCAGGTGGGAAATGCGTTCCCGCCTCCCGTGGCGGAATCTGTGGGACGGGCTATCGCGGCTGTGCTGCGTCCCGAGCAGTGCGATGAATTGCTCCATGGGTACGAGATGGACGCAAATGGGGCCGATGCTGACGTGCCCCGTCTAGAGCAAATGGCTCTCTCTCTATCAGGTGTTTCGTGAGCCAGCCGCCCGGCGCGCAATAACCGTTGCAGCGATCTTGCTCGCGCAGACGCTTGATGGCTCGTGCTCCCAGAAGCGGAGCACGAGCCAACCAGCTTCCTTGAGGCGCTCATCGGTATCGCGGTCACGCGCTACGTTGCGTAGGACCTTTTCCGACCAGTATCCCGAGTTTGTTCTCGGCGGAACGTAGTGCTCGGGGCAGCCGTGCCAGTAACAGCCATCGATGAATACGGCTACCTTTACAGGGCGGAAAACCATGTCCGCAGTACGGCGAAGATCGGGAAGAGGCCGTGCGCACACTCGGTAGCGCAGCCCTTGTGCGTGCACCAGTCGGCGAATCAGCTGCTCGGGCTTGGTGTCACGGTTGCGGATCGCCTGCATGTTGCGACGGCGAGCTGCGGATGAAGCCCAGGAGCCTTCTGGTGCTTGCCAATTGGGATCTTCAGACACACCACAGAGACTAGTACCGGTCCGGAGCTGTGGGCACCTCGTTCTGGTCAGGGCCCTTGACGTGAGGCGGGCCACCGGCTCCTTGGCCTTGGGGCGCCGTAGGGCCACTCGCTTCTTGGCAGTGTCGTGCTTCCGCGGCCCGGGTCAAGGGCGCTTCGCGTCGCCTTCGGCGATCGGCCTGCGGCCGACCCTTGACCCGGGCCGCTCCAGCACGGGGTAGAAGCGAGCGAGCGGCCCGGGAGGGTGGGTGGACCGGCCGGGGGTGGGGTGAGGTCGGCTGGGTTGTGGGGCGGGGGTGCGGGGCGCGGTCTCGCCTCGCCAGCACGCCGGGTTTGCTTAGCGGCTGCAGGTGGGTGGGTGGGTGGCTCGGTTCGCTCCGGCTTGGCGGTCTGTTGGTTGTGGGGCCGTT
Protein-coding sequences here:
- a CDS encoding very short patch repair endonuclease, giving the protein MSEDPNWQAPEGSWASSAARRRNMQAIRNRDTKPEQLIRRLVHAQGLRYRVCARPLPDLRRTADMVFRPVKVAVFIDGCYWHGCPEHYVPPRTNSGYWSEKVLRNVARDRDTDERLKEAGWLVLRFWEHEPSSVCASKIAATVIARRAAGSRNT